The genomic interval GGCCGTCGAACGACCAGACGTTCTCGGTCACCACGGCGCGCACCATGCCGGGTAGGTCGCTTTGTACGGCCGTTTCCAGAACCCCGCGGATCAGTGTGCCTTGGGCCACGAGCGCGTCAATGCGGTTGTTCTTTGTGGCGCGGGCCACCTCGACGCCCGCAGCAGAGACGGAGGCAAGAAAACGCCGATTGGGATCGTCCTCGTTGCCTGCCACGCCACGGGGCCCCTCCTCGCCGTTGGCAGCGGCGGCCGCCGAGGCGTTGTCTGCGATGACCTGCGGCGCTCGCAGCCGCTCCCAACGCCGCCGTTCCTCCTCCTGACGTTGCCGCTCGAGCTCCGCGAGCCGCCTCGCCTCGTCGTCGTTGGGCGGCGCCGCCGCAAGGGGCGGTTCCGGCGCCGGCGGGGGAGGCAAGGCGAGCGGCGGTGCGACTGGAGGTGCGGGTGGTGTGGCTTCGGGGGGCGCCGACGGCACGACGATCGTGCCTTGGTCGGTTTGCGGGCGGGGCGTCGAAAGCGACGGCGCGGGAAACTGCGTGGTGGTGAATTCTTCTTTGTCCGGCGTCGTCAACGTGGGGGTCCGGCGGGCCAGCGATCCGTAGATAAGCCAGGCGGCGATCGCCAGCGCCCCAAGCGGTATGGCGATCTTCAAGAAGCCGCCGAGAGCGGTTCGCCCCCGGGCGACAGAGCTGGCGGCGGCCGCCTCGAGCTCCAGTGAACGATAATCGTCGGCCGTCGGCATGCGCGCTCAACCTCCCGAAGCGATGGCCGCGCCGACGCGTTGCGGCGCATAAGGCTCGAGGCCTGTCGGCTCATGCACATTGGTCAGGCGGCGGTTGAAGATGCAGGTCGATT from Ancylobacter polymorphus carries:
- the virB10 gene encoding type IV secretion system protein VirB10, encoding MPTADDYRSLELEAAAASSVARGRTALGGFLKIAIPLGALAIAAWLIYGSLARRTPTLTTPDKEEFTTTQFPAPSLSTPRPQTDQGTIVVPSAPPEATPPAPPVAPPLALPPPPAPEPPLAAAPPNDDEARRLAELERQRQEEERRRWERLRAPQVIADNASAAAAANGEEGPRGVAGNEDDPNRRFLASVSAAGVEVARATKNNRIDALVAQGTLIRGVLETAVQSDLPGMVRAVVTENVWSFDGRRVLIPSGSRLIGEYRSGIAQGQTRVFIVWTRMLRSDGVSVQLGSNGADELGRAGNAGFVDNHYLERFGSAIVLSLVGGGAQFLSAYGQNTDGYGNGTVITTTDPVTGVVTQTQTGVNQNQLSLQARQIAAQNISQTLTNIAQEALRNSINIPPTIYLDQGTRIIVFVRRDLDFSALYPDPVREALRELKRERSGAKPDGLH